From Parasphaerochaeta coccoides DSM 17374, a single genomic window includes:
- a CDS encoding glycoside hydrolase family 97 catalytic domain-containing protein: MKKGITMDYSSQDVADVDAVRGSFPCGEMNPDVSRTGGVSGQTYFLPATESPDGRIKATLVVKDDGSVFFEVTKNESRILRSSRLGIVTDKEDFSTGLSYVSVVSNIIDETYSLPQRKSERYRNHCRENIYVFGKNGHVVEVVFRLYDDGLAYRYRVPGEGHVAIVQEKSSFSFPVHDVEAWGSAWRNDYEGIQRHWQLSEIDVPDISMPLLVSVEKSCWLLLTEGNVYNAKGSYCASHLRPSSDHELDLVFTAEQTHDIVATYPFVTPFRIVMICETLDALARSSLVENVNPPSKIYDTDWIVPGKAAWSWWSEERSPQWFFKQKEYVDFAFRHGWKYVTVDAGWDASWIPELCSYAYERKVGIMVWTDVDALDTKQKIDEKLPVWASWGIKGIKVDFMMNDSQMRMGTYQMIAEKAAELKLLVNFHGSTKPSGEMRTWPHVITSEGVRGSEHYKWTDWTTAFTNCILPFTRNAVGPMDFTPVVFSNANLNTTHAHQLALAVIFESGVQHFADSIESYEMWKGTPFLDSVPVTWDETKVLEAYPGQYVEMARRNGSSWYVGCISVEARNVVLPCSFLDGDGYAAYIFKDGNQPDIISCEAQPVTPGSEIVIPLLPCGGCAVLITRDPFDFRIHEEESFSYHEVHGGTGQSGVLFSQVQALADGMHDIKLFYTSKNESECSVTVNDKFVMNCELHGSGSANTIRTTTIQASLLKGQNHLYLSGCPSRVSFCVDRIGIRPSACVPIIVREAASHENVLSGGAHTKDSLSGGKLVTKIGKGGKLVLKRIMVPHEGAYFVRLYYFSAENREIFVRINEGCAQSALCFNCMSDASEMKDICVNLREGENTLELSNDSGDAPDIERILIFP; this comes from the coding sequence ATGAAGAAGGGTATTACCATGGATTATTCATCACAGGACGTAGCTGATGTGGATGCTGTGCGTGGTTCATTTCCTTGCGGGGAAATGAATCCTGATGTTTCTCGGACTGGGGGCGTTTCCGGTCAAACTTATTTTCTTCCCGCAACGGAATCGCCGGATGGTAGGATTAAAGCCACTCTTGTAGTTAAAGACGACGGGAGCGTCTTTTTTGAGGTGACGAAAAATGAATCCCGGATACTGCGGTCTTCCAGATTGGGTATTGTCACCGACAAAGAAGATTTTTCCACTGGGCTATCGTATGTATCTGTTGTCAGTAACATCATTGATGAAACGTACTCACTGCCGCAGCGAAAGAGTGAAAGATATAGGAACCATTGCCGTGAAAACATATACGTGTTTGGAAAAAACGGCCATGTAGTGGAAGTAGTATTCAGGTTGTACGATGATGGACTTGCGTACAGATACAGGGTTCCCGGAGAAGGCCATGTGGCTATTGTCCAGGAGAAATCATCGTTTTCTTTTCCCGTGCATGACGTTGAGGCGTGGGGTTCCGCATGGAGGAATGATTATGAAGGGATACAGCGGCATTGGCAGCTTAGTGAAATTGATGTCCCGGATATTTCCATGCCACTTTTGGTTTCAGTCGAAAAGTCCTGCTGGCTGCTTCTGACCGAAGGAAACGTTTATAACGCAAAAGGCAGCTATTGTGCTTCACATTTGCGTCCTTCGTCCGATCATGAACTGGATTTGGTGTTTACCGCTGAACAGACGCACGATATCGTTGCGACATATCCATTCGTGACTCCATTCAGGATAGTCATGATTTGCGAAACTCTGGATGCGTTAGCAAGAAGTTCTTTGGTAGAGAATGTAAATCCCCCGTCCAAGATTTACGATACGGACTGGATTGTTCCGGGAAAAGCCGCATGGTCGTGGTGGTCGGAAGAACGATCTCCCCAATGGTTCTTCAAGCAGAAGGAATATGTGGATTTTGCTTTCAGGCACGGTTGGAAATATGTTACGGTCGATGCCGGATGGGATGCGAGTTGGATTCCAGAATTGTGTTCCTATGCGTATGAGCGCAAGGTCGGGATCATGGTCTGGACTGACGTCGATGCTCTGGATACGAAACAAAAAATCGATGAAAAGTTGCCGGTATGGGCTTCATGGGGAATCAAAGGAATCAAAGTTGATTTCATGATGAATGATTCCCAGATGCGCATGGGGACATACCAAATGATTGCCGAGAAGGCAGCGGAGCTGAAATTGCTTGTCAATTTCCATGGTTCCACGAAGCCTTCCGGGGAAATGCGCACATGGCCTCATGTGATTACCTCAGAAGGTGTACGAGGTTCGGAGCATTATAAGTGGACGGACTGGACTACGGCTTTTACCAATTGCATATTGCCTTTCACACGTAATGCCGTCGGTCCCATGGATTTCACGCCAGTGGTTTTCAGCAACGCCAACCTCAATACGACTCACGCCCATCAATTGGCTCTAGCTGTGATTTTTGAATCAGGTGTTCAGCATTTTGCAGATTCCATTGAAAGCTATGAAATGTGGAAAGGAACGCCATTCCTTGATTCAGTTCCTGTGACGTGGGATGAAACGAAGGTGCTGGAAGCATATCCGGGACAGTACGTGGAAATGGCTCGTAGAAACGGAAGTTCCTGGTATGTCGGCTGCATTTCTGTCGAAGCACGGAATGTCGTGCTTCCTTGTTCATTCCTGGACGGCGATGGCTATGCCGCTTATATCTTTAAGGATGGCAACCAGCCTGATATCATCTCTTGTGAGGCACAGCCTGTTACCCCAGGATCGGAGATAGTGATTCCATTGCTTCCTTGCGGAGGCTGCGCTGTTCTTATTACACGGGATCCATTTGATTTCAGGATTCATGAGGAAGAAAGTTTTTCTTACCATGAAGTCCATGGAGGGACGGGACAGAGTGGAGTTCTTTTTTCACAAGTTCAGGCTCTTGCTGACGGTATGCATGATATCAAACTTTTTTATACTTCAAAAAATGAAAGTGAGTGTTCAGTGACTGTCAATGATAAGTTTGTCATGAACTGTGAACTACATGGTTCCGGTAGTGCCAATACTATCAGGACGACGACAATTCAAGCCTCACTTCTTAAGGGGCAGAATCATTTGTATCTGAGCGGTTGTCCGTCAAGAGTCTCTTTTTGTGTTGATCGTATAGGAATAAGGCCGTCTGCTTGCGTACCTATCATCGTTAGGGAAGCCGCGAGTCATGAGAACGTCCTGTCGGGTGGAGCTCATACGAAAGATTCACTATCCGGTGGGAAACTTGTCACTAAGATTGGTAAAGGTGGCAAACTTGTCTTAAAAAGAATAATGGTTCCTCATGAAGGAGCCTATTTTGTGAGGCTTTATTATTTCTCTGCCGAGAACAGGGAGATTTTCGTCCGGATTAATGAAGGATGCGCTCAAAGCGCATTATGTTTCAACTGCATGTCAGATGCTTCGGAAATGAAAGATATATGTGTGAACCTACGGGAAGGAGAAAACACACTGGAATTATCCAATGATTCCGGCGATGCTCCGGATATTGAGAGAATACTCATATTCCCATGA
- a CDS encoding MFS transporter — MVRKSVMVSYGTGKFLAEFLTGAYGAIVYKYYETEVGLAAGYVAIATIIYSLWNAVNDPLIGYLTSKKAPGSARFGRRFSWIILGIILASLMFLGIFALPRAWSGVISPVPVFLWMVIAVCLYDASYSLWELNYQSVYPDKFRSMAERTTAASIGTIIGVFGVAAGFIVPPLFFSYGDRASYSTSALVIAGIGLLCAVLIIPGVRETTTMIERHRRKLEEERTNRTVSPSFFKQLKTTLTDRNMLAFVLFLFFYQSGCVLMTGSVHYVGDYILGGESTDTTLIFAGMLVGALISIPIWTIVSRKLKNNQRMLCITGVVLAATAFPMTFTRTMGGYALFMTLWGIGFGGFWTFMGPAMADVVDWFVVKTGRRDDGVIMGMRAFFMRFSYASQAIVFWLTHKLTAFDATVTDSALVSESMKFGISLHMAAVPAIFFLVGVLVFSRLNRLTPQTVEENRLRLTQMDL; from the coding sequence ATGGTACGAAAATCTGTCATGGTATCGTATGGCACAGGGAAATTCCTTGCCGAATTCCTCACTGGAGCATATGGGGCAATCGTCTACAAATATTATGAGACGGAAGTCGGGCTTGCGGCAGGCTACGTAGCTATCGCGACAATCATCTACTCCTTATGGAATGCCGTCAATGATCCTCTCATTGGGTATCTTACCAGCAAGAAAGCGCCTGGGTCAGCACGATTCGGTCGTCGTTTCTCATGGATTATCCTGGGCATCATTCTTGCCAGCCTGATGTTCCTGGGCATATTTGCCTTGCCACGCGCATGGTCAGGAGTGATAAGTCCCGTTCCGGTTTTCCTATGGATGGTGATTGCCGTCTGTCTGTATGATGCCAGTTATTCCCTCTGGGAGCTTAATTATCAGAGTGTCTATCCGGATAAGTTCCGCAGCATGGCGGAACGTACCACGGCGGCTTCCATCGGCACAATTATCGGCGTGTTCGGCGTCGCCGCGGGATTCATTGTTCCGCCCCTGTTCTTTTCCTATGGCGACAGGGCTTCCTATTCCACCAGTGCCTTGGTCATTGCTGGTATCGGTCTCCTCTGCGCCGTCCTGATCATACCAGGCGTCAGGGAAACCACGACCATGATTGAACGTCACCGGCGCAAACTTGAGGAGGAACGGACGAACCGGACGGTTTCTCCGTCTTTCTTCAAGCAATTGAAGACAACTCTTACGGACAGGAACATGCTTGCTTTTGTCCTTTTCCTCTTTTTCTATCAGAGTGGGTGCGTCCTGATGACCGGCAGCGTCCATTATGTGGGGGACTACATATTGGGAGGAGAAAGCACTGATACCACGCTGATTTTTGCCGGGATGCTGGTCGGTGCCCTTATTTCCATTCCCATCTGGACCATAGTCTCCAGAAAATTGAAGAATAACCAAAGGATGCTCTGCATCACCGGTGTAGTCTTGGCCGCCACAGCGTTCCCCATGACGTTCACCCGCACAATGGGTGGATATGCTCTTTTCATGACTTTGTGGGGCATAGGCTTCGGTGGGTTCTGGACTTTCATGGGTCCTGCTATGGCCGATGTCGTTGACTGGTTCGTCGTCAAGACTGGTCGGCGTGATGATGGTGTCATCATGGGCATGAGGGCGTTCTTCATGCGCTTTTCCTATGCCAGCCAAGCCATTGTCTTCTGGTTGACCCATAAACTCACCGCTTTTGACGCGACCGTCACTGATTCTGCGTTGGTATCGGAATCAATGAAATTCGGCATCAGCCTCCATATGGCTGCGGTACCGGCCATTTTCTTCTTGGTCGGCGTCTTGGTCTTCTCCCGTCTGAACAGGCTGACGCCTCAGACGGTAGAGGAAAATAGATTACGCCTGACGCAGATGGATTTGTAG
- a CDS encoding helix-turn-helix domain-containing protein, with translation MEQRPPKIGKNIQKLRMSRNLTLNVLSERSGVSKAMLSQIESDKVNPTVATVWKISKGLGVELQDVLDIDDQIKRTFVVNPVQADDGRLETKANGVNIRVLSPLNMVEDMEIYLVSFDPLSTLKSDPHYAGAQEFLTVTKGSLTVTAGENVARIKKGDFIIYHCDVQHEISNESNQPAEVHMVVRFQNEKR, from the coding sequence ATGGAACAACGGCCTCCCAAAATAGGAAAAAACATCCAGAAACTGAGGATGTCACGCAATTTGACCCTCAATGTGCTTTCAGAGCGATCAGGAGTTTCCAAGGCGATGCTCAGCCAGATTGAATCTGACAAAGTCAACCCGACAGTCGCGACTGTCTGGAAGATTTCCAAGGGACTCGGCGTGGAGCTTCAGGATGTCCTGGACATTGACGACCAAATCAAGCGGACTTTTGTGGTCAATCCTGTACAAGCCGATGATGGGAGACTTGAAACAAAGGCCAACGGCGTGAACATCCGCGTCCTTTCTCCCCTTAATATGGTGGAAGACATGGAGATATACCTTGTATCCTTCGATCCCTTGTCAACATTGAAAAGCGACCCGCATTACGCCGGTGCCCAAGAATTTCTTACAGTGACCAAAGGTTCTCTCACCGTGACAGCGGGAGAGAATGTAGCCAGGATAAAGAAGGGGGATTTCATCATCTATCATTGCGATGTACAGCATGAAATCTCCAATGAATCAAACCAGCCTGCCGAGGTTCATATGGTGGTTCGTTTCCAGAACGAGAAACGCTGA
- a CDS encoding carbohydrate ABC transporter permease gives MKHHTSIQAKIFQLVNVIILCFLALACLLPFLNLLAISLSSSTAVSTGRVNFWPVGFTFDSYRFVLEKPEFYRSFYISVAKVLVGVPLNMVLSIITAYPLSKTKKEFRARTGYLWYFLATIVFSGGLIPWYLVINKLGLIDNFLALVLPVAVPVFNVVILANFFKTIPKGLEEAALIDGASHWQTMTKIFVPLSTAALASIMLFSIVNHWNSWFEGLILMNRPENYPLQSYLQTVVVNRDVRLMTTQNAAYLSSVSERTSRAAQVFIATLPVVLIYPFLQRFFTTGLISGSIKE, from the coding sequence ATGAAACATCATACCTCAATTCAAGCGAAGATCTTCCAATTGGTCAATGTCATCATCCTCTGTTTCTTGGCACTGGCTTGTCTCTTGCCTTTCTTGAACTTACTTGCAATCTCCCTTAGTTCCAGTACTGCCGTTTCGACAGGACGCGTGAACTTCTGGCCAGTGGGTTTTACATTTGATTCTTATAGATTTGTACTTGAGAAACCGGAATTTTATCGTTCATTCTACATATCCGTTGCAAAAGTACTGGTTGGAGTACCGCTGAACATGGTTCTTTCAATTATTACGGCATATCCCCTGTCAAAAACGAAAAAGGAATTTAGGGCTCGTACGGGTTATTTATGGTATTTTCTTGCTACTATTGTTTTTAGTGGTGGTCTCATCCCATGGTATCTAGTCATTAATAAACTAGGTCTTATAGACAATTTCCTCGCTCTCGTCCTTCCTGTGGCAGTTCCTGTATTTAATGTCGTAATCTTAGCGAACTTTTTTAAGACCATACCTAAAGGACTTGAAGAAGCTGCGTTGATTGACGGAGCCTCCCACTGGCAAACCATGACAAAGATTTTTGTACCGCTTTCAACAGCAGCTTTGGCCAGTATCATGCTGTTTAGTATTGTTAATCATTGGAATTCTTGGTTCGAAGGGTTGATTCTGATGAACAGACCGGAAAATTATCCATTGCAAAGCTATTTGCAGACAGTTGTCGTAAACCGTGATGTTCGTCTCATGACCACCCAGAATGCTGCTTATCTTTCCTCGGTTTCAGAACGGACATCGCGTGCCGCGCAGGTGTTCATAGCCACGTTGCCGGTTGTGCTCATCTATCCGTTCCTTCAAAGGTTTTTTACTACAGGCTTGATTTCCGGAAGCATAAAAGAATGA
- a CDS encoding alpha-galactosidase, which produces MAILFDENTHGFFLHTVNTTYQMQVDTFGFLLHVFYGQRIDGQDMNYLIIPVDRGFSGNPYDAGTDRRYSLDTLPLEYPVEGVGDYRQPALSITGKNGSTSLDLRYKGHKIFHGKYNIPSLPALYESEEGMAETLEIILGDETLSLEVSLFYGVFAEKDIITRAVKVVNKSSEDVVMNRIFSASLDIQHGDGFWDFLHFHGRHNMERICERVRVCHGITLINSRRGISSHHHNPFLILCDETTTEDAGSCYGMNLVYSGNFSAGIEQDQTDAIRMFAGLNDENFSWNLTAGESFFAPEVVLTFSASGFSRLSQNYHDTYRHNLCRGKFKLCRRPIMINNWEATYFAFSSRTLVEIARSAVDLGIEMLVMDDGWFGKRNDDTSSLGDWKVNLEKIPGGLGLLVDELNSLGLKFGLWVEPEMVSEDSDLYRKHPDWALCIPNRNPIRSRHQLVLDMSRADVRDYIYTSLCSVLDSANIEYVKWDMNRSIADWFSCKLLSETQSELSHRYMLGVYDLLERLTSHYPDILFEGCAGGGGRFDPGMLYYQPLIWCSDNTDPIERLKIQYGTSFAYPVSSVSSHVSAVPNHQTGRCTSFATRCIVAMSGSFGFELDPRSLSAYDRETIRKQISEYKHFQHIIHDGLYYRLSNPLKDRYAAWMMAYADKSAALLNIVVMHVEANPRHVHVLLKGLDGESLYKVEGKTISGKALMNAGLSLSLPTQEYYSKQIYIERADENA; this is translated from the coding sequence ATGGCGATACTTTTTGATGAAAACACTCATGGTTTTTTTCTTCATACTGTAAATACAACGTATCAGATGCAGGTGGATACGTTTGGTTTTCTGCTGCATGTTTTCTACGGGCAGCGTATCGATGGTCAGGACATGAACTACCTGATCATTCCAGTTGACAGGGGTTTCTCCGGGAATCCATATGATGCAGGGACGGACAGGAGATATTCCTTGGATACGTTGCCTTTGGAATATCCGGTAGAGGGAGTAGGAGATTACCGGCAACCTGCCCTGAGTATCACAGGGAAAAATGGAAGTACTTCCTTGGATTTGCGATACAAGGGACATAAGATTTTTCACGGCAAATACAATATTCCAAGTCTTCCAGCTTTGTACGAATCTGAGGAAGGTATGGCAGAGACGCTGGAAATCATTCTTGGTGATGAAACGCTTTCCTTGGAAGTTTCATTATTTTATGGAGTCTTCGCTGAAAAAGACATCATAACCCGCGCTGTCAAAGTGGTGAACAAAAGTTCTGAAGATGTTGTCATGAACAGAATCTTTTCTGCAAGCCTGGATATCCAGCATGGCGACGGTTTCTGGGATTTCCTGCATTTCCATGGTCGGCATAACATGGAACGCATCTGTGAACGTGTACGGGTATGCCATGGCATCACTCTGATAAATAGCCGTCGGGGAATAAGCAGTCATCACCACAATCCCTTTCTGATCCTCTGTGATGAAACTACTACGGAAGACGCTGGATCGTGCTACGGCATGAATCTGGTTTACAGCGGCAATTTCAGCGCTGGCATCGAACAAGACCAGACAGATGCCATACGTATGTTCGCAGGACTCAATGATGAGAACTTTTCATGGAACCTCACCGCAGGGGAAAGTTTCTTTGCCCCGGAAGTCGTACTGACGTTTTCTGCGTCTGGGTTTTCACGTCTTTCGCAGAACTATCATGATACGTATCGCCATAATCTGTGCCGAGGAAAGTTCAAATTATGCCGTCGTCCCATAATGATCAACAACTGGGAGGCTACGTACTTTGCTTTCTCCAGCAGGACATTGGTTGAAATTGCCAGATCTGCCGTTGATTTGGGTATAGAAATGCTTGTCATGGATGACGGATGGTTTGGAAAAAGGAATGACGACACAAGTAGTCTGGGGGATTGGAAAGTAAACCTTGAAAAGATACCGGGAGGATTGGGTCTTTTGGTTGATGAGCTCAATTCATTGGGTTTGAAATTCGGACTCTGGGTGGAACCGGAAATGGTGAGCGAAGACAGCGATTTATATCGTAAACATCCGGATTGGGCATTATGCATTCCCAATCGAAACCCCATCAGGAGCCGTCATCAATTGGTCTTGGACATGTCGCGGGCAGACGTGCGGGATTATATATATACATCGCTTTGCTCTGTGCTGGATAGTGCAAACATCGAGTATGTGAAGTGGGATATGAACAGGAGCATTGCCGACTGGTTTTCCTGCAAGTTGCTTTCTGAGACACAAAGCGAACTATCTCATCGTTACATGCTTGGAGTCTATGATTTGCTGGAACGGCTGACAAGTCACTATCCTGATATCCTTTTTGAAGGGTGCGCTGGTGGCGGCGGTCGCTTTGACCCCGGCATGTTGTACTATCAACCGCTGATTTGGTGCAGTGACAACACTGATCCCATTGAGCGTTTGAAAATCCAATATGGAACCAGTTTCGCCTATCCTGTTTCTTCAGTGTCTTCCCATGTTTCCGCCGTTCCTAACCACCAGACGGGAAGATGCACTTCTTTTGCGACACGGTGTATTGTTGCCATGTCAGGAAGTTTCGGTTTTGAATTGGATCCTCGTTCTCTTTCGGCTTATGACAGGGAGACTATCAGAAAACAGATTTCAGAGTACAAACATTTTCAGCATATCATTCATGATGGATTGTATTACAGGTTGAGCAATCCACTGAAAGACCGATATGCCGCATGGATGATGGCATATGCTGATAAGAGCGCTGCCTTGCTTAATATTGTCGTGATGCATGTCGAAGCAAATCCACGGCATGTCCATGTCCTGCTGAAAGGACTTGATGGTGAAAGTCTTTATAAAGTTGAAGGAAAAACAATTTCTGGAAAAGCACTCATGAATGCGGGGCTCTCTCTTTCATTACCCACTCAGGAATATTATTCAAAGCAGATATATATTGAGAGAGCCGATGAAAATGCATGA
- a CDS encoding NAD-dependent epimerase/dehydratase family protein yields MKNILITGSLGQLGSEIALELRRRYGEEHVVLSDVRDDVNCALINGGPFYKVDCRDAAAVAEIVRTHRIDTIYHLAALLSATAERKPLAAWDLNVGSLISTLEIAREYGCAVFTPSSIGAFGPATPKVFTPQDTIQRPTSIYGISKVTGELLCDYYYHKYDVDTRGVRFPGIISNMTPPGGGTTDYAVEIYYEAVDHQRYTCPLRGDTYLDMIYMPDAVSAAIDLMEADPSCLRHRNAFNLASMSFSPEELAAYIRAVIPGFTIDYQVDPVRQAIADSWPDCMEDYAARVEWGWKPRYDVAEMTEDMIRTIRGRREKERR; encoded by the coding sequence ATGAAAAACATCCTGATTACAGGTTCATTGGGTCAGCTTGGCTCGGAGATTGCCCTTGAACTGCGCAGGAGATATGGGGAAGAACATGTCGTCCTATCAGATGTTCGGGACGATGTAAATTGTGCGCTTATCAACGGAGGGCCTTTCTACAAGGTCGATTGCCGGGATGCCGCCGCTGTGGCAGAAATCGTCCGCACGCATCGGATTGATACCATCTATCACCTTGCCGCGCTCCTGTCCGCCACGGCTGAAAGAAAGCCATTGGCGGCATGGGACCTCAATGTCGGCAGCCTGATATCGACGCTGGAGATTGCCCGTGAATATGGCTGCGCTGTGTTCACCCCTTCTTCCATAGGAGCCTTTGGTCCCGCGACTCCCAAGGTATTCACTCCCCAGGACACCATCCAGAGACCGACGAGCATCTATGGCATCAGCAAGGTGACAGGCGAGCTGCTTTGTGATTATTACTACCATAAGTATGATGTCGATACACGGGGAGTCCGTTTCCCTGGTATAATCAGCAACATGACTCCTCCGGGCGGAGGGACTACCGATTATGCGGTCGAAATATACTATGAAGCGGTTGACCATCAAAGGTACACCTGCCCTCTCCGAGGGGATACATACCTCGACATGATTTACATGCCGGACGCGGTGAGCGCGGCCATCGACCTTATGGAAGCGGATCCCTCCTGCCTCAGGCACAGGAATGCTTTCAATCTGGCTTCAATGAGCTTCTCCCCGGAGGAGCTTGCCGCCTATATCAGAGCCGTGATTCCCGGATTCACCATTGATTATCAGGTTGACCCTGTCCGTCAGGCCATTGCTGACTCATGGCCGGATTGCATGGAGGATTACGCAGCCCGTGTTGAATGGGGCTGGAAGCCGCGCTATGATGTGGCTGAGATGACAGAAGATATGATTCGGACAATCCGTGGGCGGAGAGAAAAGGAGAGACGATGA